In Phreatobacter stygius, a genomic segment contains:
- a CDS encoding MBG domain-containing protein codes for MNRIEAETPLRRPRGPLAAVLLASTALISASAAYGQALPTGGTVASGGVTIATPSATQMTINQSTGSAVVNWNSFSVGAGSTVNIVQPSASSALLNRVTGNTPSTISGQVNANGQVFLVNPNGIAITRSGAVNAAGFVASTLGISDEDFNAGRRNFTGNGASAAVSNAGAITIGRGGYAALIGGSVDNAGTISVPLGRVGLGSGERATLDLSGDGFLQVALPTKATGNGALVSHSGRISADGGRVEIRAAQARDAVRQAVNLSGVVEARSVSGRQGEIVLGGGDGAVSVTGRLDVSTRQRQASPARPQRAIRAAAPATGGRITVTARTIDMRGAALDASGRDGGGQIRIGGDYQGSGPLQPAETTTIDAATTIRADALSRGNGGRVIVWSDLDTRFAGLITARGGAQGGDGGFAEVSGKARLGYTGFTDLSATLGRFGTLLLDPYSITISNGADSNHDGSFTATGDDSVINVTTLQNALAGANVTVNTGYFWAGTGDITVAAPITWSSGSTLTLNAYHSVIINANITISGGGGLSLNSNAYSAQGGVVAWNGGTVTYTGAANTGQSLAINGTAYTLIFDVDQLQQVNSNLGGTYALARNIDATATATWNGNAGLDPIGTFNGFVFGNGFTGLFDGLGHTIKNLTVAPTGGNAAGLFGQVGVGGTVQNIGLVDATIRGPGDYTGGLVGNNLGTVSQSWVSGTVQGTSVTGGLVGENAGTVNRSFSSAIVNAVGTPTITGGLVGWNRASGVISDAYATGAVQGGGVSGTVGGLVGINDATVSRSYAAGFVSGTSLNGGLIGTNSGTANASYFDTSTGLGNAVGQGNATGITGLTTTQLQTGQAGGLGGAFGGGTGLYPYLTSIFAHGIQVVSGFAYADAGATPLGLGGTVGAVLGGSSLGTVSTGANGYYYLAVAAGTLTNGTPLLTYSSANSARVATATGAAVQSAALYGQMLTAPTSALLYSQASADARANATAAAGGVAAAVAAINGTTGLELTATGASFTIDQAVNISGRLGVTTLAGAPLTVAQPITIGDGGALTLNSGGLLNINAAVTVRGANAVTLRYNTSATTNLSFFGGSLTFANADGSAATTTVAGQSLTVNGVNHTLVYNMAQLDAIDGFNAVDGSVMTVHGAGRYGSYAMAGNLNATGVTYNAGLFGRDEASSFMGSFEGLGHTITGLTSAASGINFGALISVTGNGYYGQGGNVRALGLVDVNLQGQYTVGGMVGYNNGGFLTAVSITGRVSGSHGVGGLVGLNAGLITNAYSTATVSGTHTVGGLVGTSRGPIVLSYATGAVSAGDIAGGLVGYNLDYIVQSLATGSVTAGYSYAGGIAGLNTGTLVQTYATGAIRGVVAFGGLIGRNVAGGQVLDSAFDVETTGRAAGISDNANGWSTGMAALTTAQLQTNGLPAGFDPAFWAGGTGGLYPYLKTFFPGGVQAVSGFAYDGTGATPLASTVSVAGGGVVMGSAITGANGYYYVFGAAGTLSNPAGVAAYVTSGQQALSFRPGAPGALTTGLDISAGWRRDTPGAAVTSLAALESAFATTVGATAAAGLTIANRQIEISAAGFALDQAVSQSGTLALASNGTVTQTAALTAGTLRLDGTGSFALGAAANQVGTLAANVGSLSLANGANLATGSAADAMGTSITGVTTSGNTTIAVSGDLTIASGATVSGQNPVLSATGAFINNQGSDAVTATSGRWLIYSSAAASDVFGVTGSLLDSGNTAIFGATLMTLAPGSVSPTGNRYIFANQPTLIITSTSHSKTYGVDVTADLASHYTVTSFDTGLAGVYLGDSSATALTGTASVTSLGAAATAGVSGSPYTITVSQGTLASVSGYALSFVNSGTLTVDQRAITVTATTTSRSYGDANPTFAYTVGGAGLVNGDSLSGALATAATATSNVGTYGITQGTLADANYSITYLGATLTVNQRAVTVTADTLNRAYGDANPALTYTTSSLGAGAALNGSLTTSANGTSNVGAYAVSQGTVTDANNPNYTLTYVGANLTVNQRAVTVTADAASRTYGDANPAFTYGLTSGSLVNGDTLTGTLATTANAASDVGTYGLTQGSVAISANYAVTYVGADLTVNQRAVTVTASAASRAYGDANPVFGFTTTSLGAGVAIAGGLVTSADGTSGVGTYGITQGTVTNANNPNYVVTYVGADLTVNQRAITLSANATSRAYGDANSAFGYAIGGAGLVNGDTVSGALATTATSTSDVGNYGITQGTLGVSANYAVTYVGANLTVNPRAVTVTADAQSRTYGDANPALTYTTTSLGDGAALTGGLVTSATTATGVGAYAIGQGSVTSANNPNYAVTYVGADLTINQRAVTVTADAGSRTYGDANPTLTYGVTSGSLVNGDTFSGALATAAASSDVGTYGITQGTLANANYAIIYQGATLTVNQRAVTVTANATSRQYGDANPVLGFTTTSLGAGVAIAGSLATAADGTSGIGAYGITQGTVTTANNPNYALTYAGADLTVTQRAITVTANAQSRIYGDANPALTYALTSGSLVNGDGFSGNLTTAANGTSNVGAYGITQGTVAVSANYAVTYVGADLTVTPRALGITADAASRIYGDANPAFTYAVTSGSLINGDSLSGALSTGATVAANVGTHAITQGTLGNGNYAISYTGANLTITPRAIGVTADAASRTYGDANPVFAYSVTAGSLVNGDLLSGAMASTAIATSNVGGYAITQGSLAASSNYTMTFTGGSLAVTQRAITVSADNLTRLAGQANPPLTYSVGGRGLANGDSLSGELATTALQGSNPGDFAISQGTLVASANYLMTFQAGNLTVTPAGAPTTGLSSTVASAFRANAAWPGSFDSMKAFALLAGGRSPGLVEDPRFSGGLICLGGASSCFATP; via the coding sequence ATGAACCGGATCGAAGCCGAAACCCCTCTGCGGCGCCCGCGCGGGCCGCTGGCCGCCGTCCTCTTGGCCTCGACGGCGCTGATCAGCGCCTCCGCCGCTTATGGCCAGGCCTTGCCGACCGGCGGCACGGTGGCCTCGGGCGGGGTCACCATCGCGACGCCCTCGGCGACCCAGATGACCATCAACCAGTCGACCGGCTCGGCGGTGGTCAATTGGAACAGCTTCTCGGTGGGGGCGGGGTCGACCGTCAACATCGTCCAGCCCTCGGCCTCTTCGGCTCTGCTCAACCGGGTCACCGGCAATACGCCTTCGACCATATCAGGCCAGGTCAACGCCAATGGCCAGGTCTTCCTGGTCAATCCCAACGGCATCGCCATCACCCGGAGCGGTGCGGTCAATGCCGCGGGCTTCGTTGCTTCCACGCTTGGCATTTCGGATGAAGATTTCAACGCCGGCCGGCGCAACTTCACCGGCAATGGCGCTTCCGCGGCGGTCTCCAACGCCGGCGCGATCACCATTGGCCGGGGCGGTTATGCTGCCCTGATCGGCGGCTCGGTCGACAATGCCGGCACCATCTCGGTGCCACTCGGGCGGGTTGGCCTTGGCTCCGGCGAGCGGGCGACGCTCGATCTTTCCGGCGACGGCTTCCTGCAGGTGGCCCTGCCGACCAAAGCGACAGGCAATGGCGCCCTGGTCAGCCATTCCGGGCGGATCAGCGCCGATGGCGGCCGGGTCGAGATCCGGGCAGCGCAGGCGCGCGACGCGGTGCGCCAGGCGGTCAATCTCTCCGGTGTGGTCGAGGCCCGTTCGGTCTCCGGCCGGCAGGGCGAGATCGTGCTGGGCGGCGGCGACGGTGCCGTGTCGGTGACCGGCCGGCTCGACGTCTCGACCCGCCAGCGCCAGGCGAGCCCGGCCAGGCCACAGCGCGCTATCAGGGCCGCGGCGCCGGCGACCGGCGGGCGGATCACGGTGACCGCGCGCACCATCGACATGCGTGGCGCCGCTCTCGACGCCTCCGGCCGCGACGGCGGCGGCCAGATCCGCATTGGCGGCGACTATCAGGGATCAGGCCCGCTGCAACCCGCCGAGACCACCACGATCGACGCGGCGACGACGATCCGCGCCGATGCGCTTTCGCGCGGCAATGGCGGCCGGGTGATCGTCTGGTCGGATCTCGACACACGTTTCGCCGGCCTGATCACCGCCCGCGGCGGCGCTCAGGGTGGCGATGGCGGTTTTGCCGAGGTCTCCGGCAAGGCCCGTCTCGGTTATACCGGCTTCACCGATCTCTCGGCGACGCTTGGCCGCTTCGGCACCCTGCTGCTCGACCCTTACAGCATCACGATCTCGAACGGCGCCGATTCGAACCATGATGGCAGCTTCACCGCCACCGGAGATGACAGCGTCATCAATGTCACCACGTTGCAGAATGCGCTTGCCGGCGCCAATGTGACGGTCAACACCGGCTACTTCTGGGCAGGCACCGGCGATATCACGGTGGCCGCGCCGATCACCTGGTCGTCGGGCTCGACGCTGACGCTCAACGCCTATCACTCGGTGATCATCAACGCCAACATCACGATTTCAGGTGGCGGCGGCCTGAGCCTCAACAGCAATGCCTACTCCGCCCAGGGCGGTGTCGTCGCCTGGAACGGCGGCACGGTGACCTATACCGGCGCCGCCAATACCGGCCAGAGCCTGGCCATCAATGGCACGGCCTATACGCTGATCTTTGACGTCGACCAGTTGCAGCAGGTCAATTCCAACCTCGGCGGCACCTATGCCCTGGCGCGCAATATCGACGCCACGGCAACGGCGACGTGGAACGGCAATGCCGGGCTTGACCCGATCGGCACCTTCAACGGCTTCGTTTTCGGAAACGGTTTTACCGGTCTGTTCGACGGGCTCGGCCACACCATCAAGAACCTCACCGTCGCGCCGACGGGCGGAAACGCGGCCGGACTGTTCGGCCAGGTCGGTGTTGGCGGCACCGTGCAGAATATCGGGCTGGTCGACGCCACCATTCGCGGCCCCGGCGACTACACCGGCGGCCTCGTCGGAAACAATCTGGGCACGGTCAGCCAGAGTTGGGTGAGCGGGACAGTGCAGGGCACCAGCGTAACGGGAGGTCTTGTCGGTGAAAACGCCGGCACGGTGAACCGCTCGTTTTCCAGTGCGATCGTCAATGCCGTCGGCACGCCGACCATAACCGGCGGGCTCGTCGGCTGGAACAGGGCTTCCGGGGTCATCAGTGATGCCTATGCCACCGGGGCGGTGCAAGGCGGCGGCGTTAGCGGCACCGTTGGCGGCCTCGTCGGCATCAATGATGCGACGGTCTCCCGCAGCTATGCGGCTGGTTTCGTCAGCGGCACGTCGCTGAACGGCGGATTGATCGGCACCAATAGCGGCACCGCCAATGCGAGCTATTTCGACACCTCGACGGGGCTCGGCAACGCGGTCGGCCAAGGCAATGCCACCGGCATCACCGGACTGACCACGACGCAATTGCAGACCGGCCAGGCTGGCGGCCTCGGCGGGGCCTTCGGCGGCGGCACCGGTCTCTACCCCTATCTGACGTCGATCTTCGCCCACGGCATCCAGGTGGTCTCAGGCTTCGCCTATGCGGATGCCGGCGCGACGCCGCTGGGCTTAGGCGGCACGGTCGGCGCGGTTCTCGGCGGTTCGTCGCTCGGCACGGTATCGACCGGCGCCAATGGCTATTATTACCTGGCGGTGGCGGCGGGAACGCTGACCAACGGCACGCCGCTCCTGACCTATTCCAGTGCCAATTCGGCCCGTGTGGCGACCGCGACCGGCGCGGCCGTCCAGTCGGCCGCTCTCTACGGCCAGATGCTGACGGCGCCGACCTCGGCGCTGCTCTATTCGCAAGCCTCGGCCGATGCGCGGGCCAATGCCACCGCCGCCGCCGGCGGTGTCGCCGCCGCCGTCGCGGCGATCAATGGCACGACCGGCCTGGAACTGACCGCGACGGGCGCGAGCTTCACCATCGACCAGGCGGTGAATATCTCCGGACGCCTCGGCGTGACCACTCTTGCCGGCGCGCCGCTGACGGTTGCCCAGCCGATCACCATTGGGGATGGCGGCGCGTTGACGCTCAACAGCGGCGGCCTGCTGAACATCAATGCCGCCGTGACCGTCCGGGGCGCGAACGCCGTGACGCTCCGCTACAATACCTCGGCGACCACCAATCTGTCGTTTTTCGGCGGCAGCCTGACCTTCGCCAATGCCGATGGCAGCGCCGCGACGACGACGGTCGCCGGCCAGTCGCTGACGGTCAATGGCGTCAATCACACACTCGTCTACAACATGGCCCAGCTCGATGCGATCGACGGCTTCAACGCGGTCGACGGCTCGGTGATGACGGTCCATGGGGCCGGCCGGTACGGCTCATATGCGATGGCCGGCAATCTCAATGCGACCGGCGTCACCTACAACGCCGGATTGTTCGGCCGCGATGAAGCCTCCAGCTTCATGGGATCCTTCGAGGGACTTGGCCACACCATTACCGGTCTGACATCCGCCGCTTCCGGCATTAACTTCGGTGCGTTGATCAGCGTGACCGGCAATGGTTATTACGGGCAGGGCGGCAATGTGCGCGCCCTCGGCCTTGTCGATGTCAATCTACAGGGCCAATACACTGTCGGCGGCATGGTCGGCTACAATAACGGCGGCTTCCTGACAGCGGTCTCCATCACCGGCCGGGTCAGCGGCAGCCACGGTGTCGGTGGTCTGGTCGGCTTGAATGCCGGGCTGATCACCAATGCCTATTCGACCGCGACGGTCAGCGGCACCCATACGGTCGGCGGCCTCGTCGGCACCAGCCGCGGACCGATCGTCTTGTCCTATGCGACCGGCGCGGTGTCGGCCGGCGACATCGCGGGCGGCCTTGTCGGCTACAACCTGGATTACATCGTTCAATCCCTCGCCACGGGTTCGGTGACGGCTGGTTACAGTTATGCCGGCGGCATTGCCGGCTTGAACACCGGCACATTGGTGCAGACCTACGCCACCGGCGCCATCCGTGGCGTCGTGGCTTTCGGCGGGTTGATCGGCCGCAACGTCGCCGGCGGCCAGGTCCTGGATAGCGCCTTCGACGTGGAGACCACGGGCCGAGCGGCCGGCATCAGCGACAACGCCAACGGCTGGTCGACAGGCATGGCGGCCCTGACGACCGCGCAACTCCAGACCAACGGCCTGCCGGCCGGTTTCGATCCCGCGTTCTGGGCTGGCGGTACCGGCGGGCTCTACCCCTATCTGAAGACCTTCTTCCCCGGCGGTGTTCAGGCCGTCTCGGGTTTTGCTTATGACGGCACCGGCGCGACGCCGCTGGCCAGCACCGTCTCGGTCGCCGGTGGCGGCGTGGTCATGGGCAGCGCGATAACCGGCGCCAACGGCTATTATTACGTCTTCGGCGCGGCCGGAACGCTGTCGAACCCGGCGGGTGTCGCAGCCTATGTCACCAGCGGCCAGCAGGCCCTGTCATTCCGGCCGGGCGCGCCCGGGGCCCTGACCACCGGCCTCGACATTTCCGCCGGCTGGCGGCGCGATACGCCAGGCGCCGCCGTCACCTCGCTGGCGGCGCTCGAAAGCGCCTTCGCGACGACCGTCGGCGCCACCGCGGCGGCCGGCCTCACCATCGCCAACCGCCAGATCGAGATTTCGGCCGCGGGTTTCGCGCTCGACCAGGCGGTGTCGCAGAGCGGCACCCTGGCGCTCGCCTCCAACGGCACGGTGACCCAGACGGCCGCGCTGACCGCCGGCACCTTGCGGCTTGACGGCACCGGCTCCTTCGCGCTCGGCGCGGCGGCCAACCAGGTCGGTACGCTCGCTGCCAATGTCGGTAGCCTCTCGCTCGCCAATGGGGCCAATCTGGCCACCGGGAGCGCCGCCGATGCGATGGGCACGTCCATCACTGGCGTCACGACGTCGGGCAACACGACCATTGCGGTATCAGGCGATCTCACCATCGCCTCCGGCGCCACGGTGTCGGGCCAGAACCCGGTGCTTTCGGCGACCGGCGCCTTCATCAACAATCAGGGCAGCGACGCGGTCACGGCCACGTCGGGACGCTGGCTGATCTATTCTTCGGCCGCCGCCAGCGATGTTTTCGGCGTGACCGGCAGCCTGCTCGACAGCGGCAATACGGCGATCTTCGGCGCGACGCTTATGACGCTCGCGCCCGGCAGCGTGAGCCCGACCGGCAATCGCTATATCTTCGCCAACCAGCCGACCCTGATCATCACCTCGACCAGCCATAGCAAGACCTATGGCGTCGACGTGACCGCCGATCTCGCCAGCCACTATACCGTCACGAGTTTTGATACCGGGCTGGCCGGCGTCTATCTCGGCGACAGTTCGGCGACCGCGCTCACCGGCACCGCCAGCGTCACCTCGCTCGGCGCCGCCGCCACCGCCGGCGTCTCGGGCTCGCCCTATACGATCACGGTGTCGCAGGGGACGCTCGCCTCGGTCTCCGGTTACGCCCTGAGCTTCGTCAACAGCGGCACCCTGACGGTCGATCAGCGGGCGATCACGGTGACCGCCACGACCACCAGCCGGTCCTATGGCGACGCCAATCCGACCTTTGCCTATACGGTCGGCGGCGCCGGCCTGGTCAATGGCGACAGCTTGTCGGGCGCGCTCGCGACCGCGGCGACCGCGACCTCGAATGTCGGCACTTACGGCATTACCCAGGGGACTTTGGCCGACGCCAATTATTCCATCACCTATCTGGGCGCCACCCTGACGGTGAACCAGCGGGCGGTGACGGTGACGGCCGACACGCTGAACCGGGCCTATGGCGATGCCAACCCGGCGCTGACCTATACGACCAGCTCGCTCGGCGCCGGCGCGGCACTCAACGGCAGCCTCACGACATCGGCCAATGGCACCAGCAATGTCGGCGCCTATGCCGTCAGCCAGGGCACGGTGACGGATGCCAACAATCCAAACTATACGCTGACCTATGTCGGCGCCAACCTGACGGTGAACCAGCGGGCGGTGACGGTGACGGCGGATGCAGCCAGCCGGACCTATGGCGATGCCAATCCGGCCTTCACCTATGGCCTGACCTCCGGATCGCTCGTCAACGGCGATACGCTGACGGGAACTTTGGCCACCACCGCGAACGCGGCCTCCGATGTCGGAACCTATGGCCTGACCCAGGGCAGCGTCGCGATTTCGGCCAACTACGCGGTCACCTATGTCGGCGCCGACCTGACGGTGAACCAGCGTGCCGTGACGGTGACGGCCAGCGCGGCCAGCCGGGCCTATGGCGACGCCAACCCGGTGTTCGGCTTTACCACCACCTCGCTCGGGGCAGGGGTGGCAATTGCCGGCGGCCTGGTGACTTCGGCCGACGGCACCAGCGGTGTCGGCACCTATGGCATCACGCAAGGGACCGTGACCAATGCCAACAACCCGAACTATGTCGTGACCTATGTCGGCGCCGACCTGACGGTCAACCAGCGGGCGATCACGCTCTCGGCCAATGCGACCAGCCGCGCTTATGGCGACGCCAATTCGGCCTTCGGTTATGCGATCGGCGGCGCCGGTCTGGTGAATGGCGACACCGTGTCGGGCGCGCTCGCGACGACGGCGACCAGCACGTCCGATGTCGGCAATTACGGCATCACCCAGGGCACGCTCGGCGTCTCGGCCAATTATGCCGTGACCTATGTCGGCGCGAACCTGACGGTGAACCCGCGGGCGGTGACGGTGACCGCGGACGCGCAGAGCCGGACCTATGGCGACGCCAATCCGGCGCTGACCTACACCACCACGTCGCTCGGCGACGGCGCGGCGCTGACCGGCGGGCTCGTGACCTCGGCCACGACCGCCACCGGCGTCGGCGCCTATGCGATCGGCCAGGGCAGCGTGACCTCGGCCAACAATCCGAACTATGCGGTGACCTATGTCGGCGCCGACCTGACGATCAACCAGCGCGCGGTGACGGTGACGGCCGACGCCGGGAGCCGCACCTATGGCGATGCCAACCCGACCCTCACCTATGGGGTGACCTCGGGTTCCCTGGTCAATGGCGATACGTTCTCAGGCGCGCTGGCGACCGCGGCGGCCAGTTCCGACGTCGGCACCTATGGCATCACCCAGGGCACGCTCGCCAATGCCAACTACGCCATCATCTATCAGGGCGCCACCCTGACGGTGAACCAGCGGGCGGTGACGGTGACGGCGAATGCCACCAGCCGCCAATATGGCGACGCCAACCCGGTCCTGGGCTTCACCACGACCTCGCTCGGCGCAGGCGTGGCGATAGCGGGCAGCCTGGCGACCGCGGCCGATGGCACCAGCGGCATCGGCGCTTATGGCATTACCCAGGGGACCGTGACGACGGCGAACAATCCGAACTATGCGCTGACCTATGCCGGCGCCGACCTGACGGTGACCCAGCGGGCCATCACGGTCACCGCCAATGCGCAGAGCCGGATCTATGGCGACGCCAATCCGGCGCTGACCTATGCCCTGACCTCGGGCTCGCTGGTCAATGGCGACGGCTTCAGCGGCAATCTCACGACGGCGGCCAACGGCACCTCCAATGTCGGCGCCTATGGCATCACCCAGGGCACCGTCGCGGTCTCCGCCAACTACGCCGTCACCTATGTCGGCGCGGATCTGACGGTGACGCCACGCGCGCTCGGCATCACCGCCGACGCGGCGAGCCGGATCTATGGCGATGCCAATCCAGCCTTCACCTATGCGGTGACCTCGGGCTCCCTGATCAATGGCGACAGCCTGAGCGGAGCACTGTCGACCGGGGCAACCGTTGCCGCCAATGTCGGGACCCATGCGATCACTCAGGGGACCCTCGGCAATGGCAACTACGCGATCAGTTATACCGGCGCCAACCTGACCATCACGCCGCGCGCCATCGGCGTGACGGCCGATGCGGCGAGCCGGACCTATGGCGATGCCAATCCGGTCTTCGCCTATAGCGTGACCGCGGGTTCCCTGGTCAATGGCGACCTGTTGTCGGGGGCCATGGCGAGCACGGCGATCGCCACCTCCAATGTCGGCGGCTATGCCATCACGCAGGGCTCGCTCGCCGCCTCGTCCAATTACACCATGACCTTCACGGGCGGATCGCTGGCGGTCACCCAGCGGGCGATCACGGTTTCAGCCGACAATCTCACCCGGCTCGCCGGCCAGGCCAATCCGCCGCTGACCTACAGCGTCGGCGGCCGTGGGCTCGCCAATGGCGACAGCCTGTCGGGCGAACTGGCGACGACGGCTTTGCAGGGCAGCAATCCCGGCGACTTTGCCATCAGCCAGGGCACGCTGGTCGCGTCGGCCAATTACCTGATGACCTTCCAGGCCGGCAATCTCACCGTGACGCCGGCGGGTGCGCCGACCACCGGCCTGTCCAGCACGGTGGCCTCGGCCTTCCGCGCCAACGCCGCCTGGCCGGGCTCGTTCGACAGCATGAAGGCCTTCGCCCTGCTGGCCGGCGGCCGCTCCCCGGGGCTCGTCGAGGATCCCCGTTTCAGCGGCGGCCTGATCTGCCTTGGCGGCGCTTCGTCTTGTTTCGCAACGCCTTGA
- a CDS encoding crotonase/enoyl-CoA hydratase family protein has protein sequence MTFQTLLYETGNRTATITLNRPDHFNAIESAMPREIRTAVEMAEADPDVHVIVLKGAGPGFCGGYDLKHYAERKGEIAGSQDMPWDPTLDFTMMWRNTQDFMALWRASKPTIARVHGAAVAGGSDIALCCDFLIMAEDARIGYPPSRVWGVPTPAMWVYRLGPQMAKRMMMTGDLIDGTEAAAIGLALKAVPAADLDDAVEHLAGRLRGVPRNQLMMTKMVVNQAYDNMGLNNTQMFATLFDGVSRHTPEGIWFRERAQEVGFKQAVAERDSGAPIASQVSKRLRPEG, from the coding sequence ATGACGTTCCAGACGCTGCTCTACGAAACCGGCAATCGCACCGCGACCATCACGCTCAACCGGCCCGACCATTTCAACGCCATCGAAAGCGCCATGCCGCGCGAGATCCGGACGGCGGTGGAAATGGCCGAGGCCGATCCGGACGTCCATGTCATCGTGCTCAAGGGCGCCGGCCCGGGCTTCTGCGGCGGCTATGACCTGAAACATTATGCCGAACGCAAGGGCGAGATTGCCGGTTCGCAGGACATGCCCTGGGACCCGACGCTCGATTTCACCATGATGTGGCGCAACACCCAGGACTTCATGGCGCTCTGGCGCGCCTCCAAGCCGACGATTGCCCGGGTCCATGGCGCGGCGGTCGCCGGCGGGTCCGATATCGCGCTCTGCTGCGATTTCCTGATCATGGCGGAGGATGCCCGCATCGGTTATCCGCCGTCGCGCGTCTGGGGCGTGCCGACACCCGCCATGTGGGTCTATCGGCTGGGCCCGCAAATGGCCAAGCGCATGATGATGACCGGCGACCTGATCGACGGCACCGAGGCAGCGGCGATCGGCCTCGCGCTGAAGGCGGTGCCCGCGGCGGATCTGGACGACGCGGTGGAACATCTGGCCGGCCGGCTGCGCGGGGTGCCGCGCAACCAGCTGATGATGACCAAAATGGTCGTCAATCAGGCCTATGACAATATGGGCCTCAACAACACGCAGATGTTCGCGACCCTGTTCGACGGCGTCTCGCGCCATACGCCCGAAGGCATCTGGTTCCGCGAGCGGGCGCAGGAGGTCGGCTTCAAGCAGGCGGTCGCCGAACGCGACAGCGGCGCTCCGATCGCCAGCCAGGTGTCCAAGCGCCTCAGGCCGGAGGGCTGA
- a CDS encoding group III truncated hemoglobin produces the protein MASIETVDTAAIRHLIERFYGKVRQDPELGPIFDAAVDDWDAHVGILQAFWTRVMLGQGQYKGDPLSVHRQLPLKPELFAIWLGLWRATTAELFDQEIAAQFDARAERIADSLIAGLFFKPEAAKATR, from the coding sequence ATGGCATCGATCGAAACCGTCGATACGGCAGCAATCCGCCACTTGATCGAGCGCTTCTACGGCAAGGTCAGGCAGGATCCCGAGCTCGGCCCGATCTTCGATGCCGCGGTCGACGACTGGGATGCCCATGTCGGCATTCTCCAGGCCTTCTGGACAAGGGTCATGCTGGGCCAGGGCCAATACAAAGGCGATCCTTTGAGTGTCCACCGGCAATTGCCGCTGAAACCCGAGCTGTTCGCCATCTGGCTCGGGCTCTGGCGCGCGACGACAGCCGAACTGTTTGACCAGGAGATCGCTGCCCAGTTCGACGCCAGGGCGGAACGGATCGCCGACAGCCTGATCGCCGGCTTGTTCTTCAAGCCGGAAGCCGCGAAGGCGACGCGTTAG
- a CDS encoding HPP family protein, producing the protein MPGLAVLLKRLNPGLAPVSPAERLRASVGALVGILVTGLVTKLALGTSAELPLLIAPMGASAVLLFAVPSSPLAQPWSILGGNMVAALIGVTAAAFITDPFVAAAVAGGAAIGAMMLLGCLHPPGGAVALTAVLGGPAVQAAGYGFVLWPVGVNSLLLLAVALIFNNLTGRRYPHRQPPSPALDHKTDDPKPTARLGFTSADLDAAIAAHGELLDVDRDDLEGILHQAEQRAFHRRSGEITCADIMSRDVAAVSPESPWRDALALLRAHRVKALPVTTEDARVVGIVTQTDLLDKVAWGRKGPRIGLAHRFRRAARLERAPQATVEEIMTTPVRSARPETLIAELVPLMADGGWHHLPIVSAHGQLVGVVTQSDLIAALFHGRVTAKVEDGLPAKAA; encoded by the coding sequence ATGCCTGGCCTTGCCGTTTTGCTGAAGCGCCTCAATCCGGGGCTTGCCCCGGTCAGCCCGGCGGAACGCCTGCGCGCATCCGTCGGCGCCCTCGTCGGCATCCTCGTCACCGGTCTCGTCACCAAGCTGGCGCTCGGCACATCGGCCGAATTGCCGCTGCTGATCGCCCCGATGGGCGCTTCCGCCGTGCTGCTTTTCGCCGTGCCGTCGAGCCCGCTCGCCCAACCCTGGTCGATCCTCGGCGGCAATATGGTCGCCGCGCTGATCGGCGTCACCGCCGCCGCCTTCATAACCGATCCTTTCGTTGCCGCGGCCGTCGCCGGCGGCGCCGCCATTGGCGCCATGATGCTGCTCGGCTGTCTGCATCCGCCTGGCGGCGCGGTGGCCCTGACCGCGGTGCTCGGCGGACCCGCGGTCCAGGCGGCGGGTTATGGCTTCGTGCTCTGGCCGGTCGGCGTCAATTCGCTGCTGCTGCTGGCGGTCGCCCTCATCTTCAACAATCTCACCGGGCGGCGCTATCCGCACCGGCAGCCGCCCTCGCCCGCCCTCGATCACAAGACCGATGATCCGAAGCCGACCGCCCGGCTCGGCTTCACTTCGGCCGATCTCGACGCCGCCATTGCCGCCCATGGCGAGCTTCTCGATGTCGACCGGGACGACCTGGAGGGCATCCTGCACCAGGCCGAGCAACGCGCCTTCCACCGCCGTTCCGGCGAGATCACCTGCGCCGACATCATGTCGCGCGATGTCGCGGCGGTGTCGCCGGAAAGCCCCTGGCGCGACGCGCTGGCGCTGTTGCGCGCGCATCGCGTCAAGGCCTTGCCGGTGACCACGGAAGACGCCCGGGTCGTCGGCATCGTCACCCAGACCGACCTCCTGGACAAGGTCGCCTGGGGCCGCAAGGGGCCGCGCATTGGCCTCGCCCACCGGTTCCGCCGGGCCGCCCGGCTCGAACGCGCGCCGCAGGCAACGGTCGAGGAGATCATGACGACGCCGGTGCGCTCGGCACGGCCCGAGACATTGATCGCCGAACTGGTGCCCTTGATGGCCGATGGCGGCTGGCATCACCTGCCGATCGTCAGCGCCCACGGCCAGCTGGTCGGCGTGGTCACCCAATCCGACCTGATCGCCGCCCTGTTCCACGGCCGCGTCACGGCCAAGGTCGAAGACGGCCTGCCCGCGAAGGCCGCCTGA